The Desulfitobacterium chlororespirans DSM 11544 DNA segment GCGATGATGTAGGAGATGCCCAGCTTGCGCAGCAATGCTTTATAGGCATTGCCGGCCTTTTCGGTCAGCACTTCAAGCACATGAGCAGTCGTATCCTCATAAGCAAGTTGGCTGCTTTCCCAGCCCAGCTTACCGGAAGGATCCACCGATACATAATACATGGGCGCATTGGGCAAAGCCACAAAGTCTCCTTCCGGGAGCGGGGGAGCGTCTTCATCCAGAACAGGTTGCTTGTAGAAGGTAAAATTATCATCTGTGGTCACACGGCCGGACAGCCAACCTTGATGCTGGTAATGGGGATTGCTGCCGAAAGCAATGTTGTAAAACGCTTTACCGGCGGCCTCTCCTTCAGGGGTATCCATATATGCCCCCATA contains these protein-coding regions:
- a CDS encoding RibD family protein → MMNRPYIFCHMMTSLDGKIMGAYMDTPEGEAAGKAFYNIAFGSNPHYQHQGWLSGRVTTDDNFTFYKQPVLDEDAPPLPEGDFVALPNAPMYYVSVDPSGKLGWESSQLAYEDTTAHVLEVLTEKAGNAYKALLRKLGISYIIAGKDFLDYALAMAKLKNLFGIQTLMLGGGGVLNWSFIQAGMCDELSILIAAAADGSSETPALFETRGGLASDIPVGFTLKSAEIKEGGSVWLRYTVNK